The Anopheles merus strain MAF chromosome 2L, AmerM5.1, whole genome shotgun sequence genome has a segment encoding these proteins:
- the LOC121592713 gene encoding ras-related protein Rap-2b-like — translation MPGTCHRLRIPSIVSSRSSKSGVGTSSSSSSSSSAAVCTAADDDLFGCEGAVPASPPATVKKERHRVTMMGAARVGKSSIISQFLYEKYLSRYKQTIEEMHRGEYELPDGSSLTLDILDTSGSYQFPAMRALSINTSGAFILVYAVDDEETWNEVERLREQIISVRGTRVPIVIVGNKADVPEEDRQIPFKVARSRALLEWGCGYAECSAKNNEGILTVFKQLLRQANIEYNLSPAVRRRRKSLPSYTGATNPARANSAKYYLKRHSCSVQ, via the exons ATGCCGGGTACCTGTCACCGGCTACGAATACCTTCGATCGTCTCCAGCCGCTCTTCCAAGAGCGGCGTCGGTacgtcctcctcctcatcctcctcttcctcgGCCGCCGTCTGCACCGCAGCGGATGACGATCTGTTCGGGTGTGAGGGAGCAGTGCCGGCCTCTCCGCCGGCCACGGTAAAGAAGGAACGGCACCGGGTCACGATGATGGGTGCGGCGCGCGTGGGCAAATCCTCCATCATCTCCCAGTTCCTGTACGAGAAGTATCTGTCCCGGTACAAGCAGACGATCGAGGAGATGCACCGCGGCGAGTACGAGCTGCCGGACGGGTCGAGCCTGACGCTGGACATCCTGGACACGTCCGGATCGTACCAGTTCCCGGCGATGCGCGCCCTGTCGATCAACACGAGCGGTGCGTTCATACTGGTGTACGCGGTGGACGACGAGGAGACCTGGAACGAGGTGGAACGATTGCGGGAACAG ATCATCTCCGTGCGAGGCACCCGCGTACCGATCGTGATCGTCGGCAACAAGGCGGACGTACCGGAGGAGGACCGGCAGATACCGTTCAAGGTCGCCCGGTCCCGGGCCCTGCTCGAGTGGGGCTGCGGCTATGCGGAATGTTCGGCCAAAAACAACGAGGGCATCCTGACCGTCTTCAAGCAGCTGCTGCGCCAGGCCAACATCGAGTACAATCTAAGCCCGGCCGTGCGACGCCGCCGGAAGTCGCTGCCGAGCTACACCGGTGCGACCAATCCGGCCCGGGCCAACTCCGCCAAATACTATCTGAAGCGGCACTCCTGCTCGGTACAGTAA